In Desulfovibrio sp. 86, the following proteins share a genomic window:
- a CDS encoding SurA N-terminal domain-containing protein, whose amino-acid sequence MLEYIRDKSQSLGVKLAFALIILVFVFWGVGNFNDRSAGTLVAVVNGDAITMREFEQAYRNAEENMLRSNPGVTREQLKQQQLGRQVLRDLVTQTLLSQEAARTGVTITPVELRVAIGNIKSFQNEKGQFDPAVYSRILAAQRLTPAQFEQDTAREMLRQKIYSMVTAPAWADPAEAQKRFEFLREKRDVDYIFINEADFASSIKPTDEEVAAYYESHKAQFAVPAKADVSYVLVNPQDLVKASSISSADAQKWYEENAARFEQKEEVKAAHILVPLAEDVSEADVKKAQEQAAKIEAELKSGKSFAAVADEHNGPNAAGPGGELGWVKRGMTVKPFEDAAFALDAGKVSAPVRSQFGLHIIKVEEKKAGGLTPFKQVEAEILATMAQEQGVDKLHDVVDSLVEDNILGRPLKQSAEKYGLKWGETGLLSSADLVKTLGVTAEGASVLVGTPAGNPVDTALEAGKSYVVARVLKSEPAATAPLDSVKGQIVKALVEEKALVAAMDAASQLRKELDTAPLGAAGLKGREIKIAKGVERNGGLPGFAPNPEMTEALFEAKVGQWLPVAYAVEGDNGSGAVLVRVKGVQPPDAAEWDMVKDIMANAVTRDRANALFEMFMQRLASSAKIKVYNEDFVDRKNM is encoded by the coding sequence ATGCTTGAGTATATCCGTGATAAATCACAGTCCCTGGGCGTCAAACTGGCCTTTGCGCTTATCATCCTCGTCTTTGTTTTCTGGGGCGTGGGCAACTTTAACGACCGCAGCGCGGGCACTCTGGTGGCCGTGGTCAATGGCGACGCCATTACCATGCGCGAGTTCGAGCAGGCCTACCGCAATGCCGAAGAAAACATGCTTCGGAGCAACCCCGGAGTCACGCGCGAGCAGTTGAAGCAGCAGCAGTTGGGCCGTCAGGTGCTGCGTGACCTGGTCACCCAGACATTGTTGTCCCAGGAGGCCGCCCGCACAGGCGTGACCATCACGCCGGTGGAACTGCGCGTGGCCATCGGCAACATCAAGAGCTTTCAGAATGAAAAGGGGCAGTTTGATCCCGCCGTCTACTCCCGCATTCTGGCGGCGCAGCGCCTTACGCCCGCCCAGTTCGAGCAGGATACGGCGCGCGAGATGCTGCGGCAAAAGATCTACTCCATGGTGACGGCCCCTGCCTGGGCCGACCCTGCCGAAGCGCAGAAGCGCTTTGAATTCCTGCGTGAAAAGCGGGATGTGGACTATATTTTCATCAATGAGGCGGATTTCGCCTCTTCCATCAAACCCACCGATGAAGAGGTGGCGGCCTACTACGAGAGCCACAAGGCCCAGTTCGCCGTTCCCGCCAAGGCCGACGTTTCCTATGTGCTGGTGAATCCGCAGGATCTCGTGAAGGCCAGCAGCATCAGCTCGGCCGACGCGCAGAAGTGGTATGAAGAAAACGCCGCCCGCTTTGAGCAGAAAGAAGAAGTGAAGGCAGCCCATATTCTTGTGCCCCTGGCTGAAGACGTCTCTGAGGCTGATGTGAAGAAGGCCCAGGAGCAGGCCGCCAAAATTGAGGCCGAGCTCAAGTCTGGCAAAAGTTTTGCCGCTGTGGCCGACGAGCACAACGGCCCCAACGCCGCCGGGCCTGGCGGCGAACTTGGCTGGGTCAAGCGCGGCATGACCGTGAAACCCTTTGAAGACGCCGCTTTTGCCCTTGACGCGGGCAAGGTTTCCGCTCCGGTGCGCAGCCAGTTCGGCCTGCACATCATCAAGGTTGAAGAAAAAAAGGCCGGCGGTCTGACGCCCTTCAAGCAGGTGGAAGCCGAAATTCTGGCCACCATGGCCCAGGAACAGGGCGTGGACAAGCTGCACGACGTGGTGGACAGCCTTGTTGAAGACAATATCCTTGGCCGCCCCCTCAAGCAGAGCGCGGAAAAGTACGGTCTCAAATGGGGTGAAACCGGCCTGCTTTCCTCAGCCGACCTCGTGAAGACGCTGGGCGTCACTGCCGAAGGCGCGTCGGTTCTTGTGGGCACCCCGGCGGGCAATCCCGTGGACACGGCGCTTGAGGCCGGAAAGTCCTATGTGGTGGCCCGCGTGCTCAAGTCCGAGCCTGCAGCCACGGCTCCCCTGGACTCCGTCAAGGGCCAGATTGTCAAGGCCCTGGTCGAAGAAAAGGCCCTTGTGGCGGCTATGGACGCCGCAAGCCAGCTGCGTAAGGAGCTGGACACCGCGCCCCTGGGCGCAGCGGGTCTGAAGGGTCGTGAAATCAAGATTGCCAAGGGCGTGGAGCGCAACGGCGGTCTGCCCGGTTTTGCGCCCAATCCCGAAATGACTGAAGCGCTGTTTGAAGCCAAGGTTGGCCAGTGGCTGCCCGTGGCCTACGCGGTTGAGGGCGACAACGGATCCGGCGCCGTTCTCGTTCGGGTCAAGGGCGTACAGCCCCCTGACGCGGCCGAATGGGATATGGTCAAGGATATCATGGCCAATGCCGTTACCCGTGACCGTGCCAATGCCCTGTTTGAAATGTTCATGCAGCGGCTTGCTTCCAGCGCCAAGATCAAGGTTTACAACGAAGATTTTGTTGACCGTAAGAATATGTAA
- a CDS encoding 4Fe-4S binding protein — translation MPQTTDSAHETTMPAAQEHRPLAGASVLAPVSGKRRFTPALLRRSIQVAFAVFLTWVGWNFYLYVQWATGKSQVFTPKPPSVEGFLPISELMAARRLFETGMWDMVHPAGLTLFLAIALMALLFRKGFCGYICPVGLAANLLGRLGERLGLNRTPPRKLELALLAIKYIPLALLCYFSLVVMSVDEIDSFMGAPFNMVADSSMLFFFLRASTTTLIIVGVIVAASLVVRNAWCRYLCPYGAFLGILALASPVAVRRNADACTSCRRCQRACPAAIAVHRKERVNSPECLGCTACIEACPQKDCLHLSAANRHIPFWTVAAGCLAVLFAAYLWAVSTGHWTSDIPPAMLRRFHMLQFGG, via the coding sequence ATGCCTCAGACAACCGACTCCGCGCACGAGACCACAATGCCCGCAGCGCAAGAACATCGCCCCTTGGCTGGTGCATCTGTTCTTGCCCCCGTTTCTGGAAAGCGCCGCTTCACCCCCGCCCTGCTGCGGCGCAGCATACAGGTCGCGTTCGCCGTTTTCCTCACATGGGTGGGCTGGAATTTTTACCTTTACGTGCAATGGGCCACGGGAAAAAGCCAGGTGTTCACGCCCAAACCGCCTTCTGTTGAAGGGTTTTTGCCCATTAGCGAACTTATGGCTGCCCGTCGCCTGTTTGAAACCGGCATGTGGGACATGGTGCATCCTGCCGGACTGACGCTCTTCTTAGCCATTGCCCTCATGGCCCTGCTGTTTCGGAAGGGGTTTTGCGGCTATATCTGCCCTGTGGGCCTTGCCGCCAACCTGCTGGGCCGCTTGGGCGAGCGTCTTGGCCTGAACCGCACTCCACCGCGAAAGCTGGAACTGGCCCTTTTGGCTATCAAGTATATTCCGCTGGCATTATTGTGCTATTTCAGCCTTGTTGTCATGAGCGTGGACGAAATCGACTCTTTTATGGGCGCGCCCTTCAATATGGTGGCCGATTCAAGCATGCTGTTTTTCTTTTTGCGGGCCTCAACCACCACGCTCATTATAGTGGGCGTGATTGTGGCCGCCTCGTTGGTGGTTCGCAATGCGTGGTGTCGGTATCTCTGCCCATATGGGGCGTTTTTGGGTATTCTTGCGCTGGCGAGTCCGGTGGCGGTGCGCCGCAATGCCGATGCCTGCACAAGCTGTCGCCGCTGCCAGCGTGCCTGCCCTGCGGCCATTGCCGTGCACCGTAAGGAGCGCGTCAATTCGCCGGAATGCCTTGGCTGCACGGCCTGTATTGAAGCCTGTCCGCAAAAGGACTGCCTCCATCTCTCTGCGGCGAACCGTCATATCCCCTTTTGGACTGTTGCCGCCGGCTGCCTGGCAGTGCTTTTTGCCGCGTACCTGTGGGCCGTGAGCACCGGGCACTGGACGTCTGATATCCCTCCGGCCATGCTGCGCCGCTTCCATATGCTCCAGTTTGGCGGATAA
- a CDS encoding phospholipase D-like domain-containing protein, with product MIIGVLETLVIVAIHILSWIAVCHALLTKHDPRAALGWTVTALLLPLIGPLLYATFGISRAESRASRIMRRQEPLEPDYAHPPFSNNPPEKIPDYIISMEKVGRHLTEQHLSGGNKLMTLHNGDEAYPQMLAAIREAREQVFLCTYIFNAGKIATEFGDALTEAAQRGVDVRLLVDGIGMLYSWRKPWKKLAVHGVQVAMFLPPRLFPPNFSINLRNHRKMLVCDNTAFTGGMNISDDNIAAGKTKYVQDVHFHCQGPIVDQLRRAFLLNWGFCTGKYSPLPPASGLPVGESHCRIIMDGPGSEADVLNDIFCGVVNAARQSVRIMTPYFLPTHGFMSALRSAAQRGVDVKVVLPAKNNLFYVHWAQFRLLPTLLEAGVRVWYQPPPFAHTKLLTVDYYYSQVGSANLDPRSLRLNFELNMEVFDPQFCEGIAAHIDDVISRSTEMTTDKLKTLSLPAKLRNAACWIFSPYL from the coding sequence ATGATTATAGGTGTGCTGGAAACACTGGTCATTGTGGCCATACATATCCTGTCGTGGATTGCCGTCTGCCATGCGCTGCTGACCAAGCACGACCCGCGCGCGGCCCTGGGCTGGACAGTTACGGCCCTGCTGCTGCCGCTGATCGGCCCGCTTTTGTATGCCACCTTTGGCATCAGCCGGGCTGAAAGCCGCGCCAGCCGCATCATGCGGCGTCAGGAACCCCTTGAGCCGGACTACGCCCACCCGCCATTTTCCAACAACCCGCCGGAAAAAATCCCCGACTACATCATCAGCATGGAGAAAGTCGGCCGCCACCTCACGGAACAGCACCTGTCCGGCGGCAACAAACTCATGACCCTGCACAATGGCGACGAGGCATACCCGCAAATGCTCGCGGCCATACGCGAAGCCAGAGAACAGGTCTTTTTGTGCACCTATATCTTCAATGCGGGCAAGATTGCCACAGAATTTGGCGACGCCCTGACCGAAGCTGCGCAACGCGGCGTGGATGTTCGCCTGCTGGTGGACGGCATCGGCATGCTCTATTCCTGGCGCAAACCCTGGAAAAAACTGGCGGTGCACGGCGTTCAGGTCGCCATGTTCCTGCCGCCGAGGCTTTTTCCGCCCAACTTCAGCATCAATCTGCGCAATCACCGCAAAATGCTTGTCTGCGACAATACCGCCTTCACCGGCGGCATGAACATTTCCGACGACAACATAGCCGCTGGCAAGACCAAGTACGTTCAGGACGTGCACTTCCATTGCCAGGGCCCCATTGTGGACCAGTTGCGCCGCGCTTTTCTGCTCAACTGGGGCTTCTGCACCGGCAAATACTCGCCCCTGCCCCCGGCCAGCGGCCTGCCGGTCGGTGAAAGCCATTGCCGCATCATTATGGACGGCCCCGGCTCCGAAGCGGACGTGCTCAATGATATTTTTTGCGGCGTCGTCAACGCCGCCCGCCAGTCTGTGCGCATCATGACTCCCTATTTTCTGCCCACGCACGGCTTTATGTCGGCCCTGCGCAGCGCGGCCCAGCGCGGTGTGGACGTAAAAGTGGTGCTGCCCGCCAAAAACAATTTGTTTTATGTGCACTGGGCGCAGTTCCGCCTGCTGCCTACCCTGCTTGAGGCAGGCGTGCGCGTCTGGTATCAGCCGCCGCCCTTTGCCCACACCAAGCTGCTCACCGTGGACTACTATTACAGCCAGGTAGGCTCGGCCAATCTGGATCCCCGCAGTCTGCGCCTCAATTTTGAATTGAATATGGAAGTGTTCGATCCGCAGTTTTGTGAAGGCATCGCCGCCCATATTGACGATGTCATCAGCCGCAGCACCGAAATGACGACAGACAAGCTCAAAACCCTGTCCCTGCCCGCCAAACTGCGCAATGCCGCCTGCTGGATATTCTCGCCGTACCTTTAG
- the glmS gene encoding glutamine--fructose-6-phosphate transaminase (isomerizing) produces MCGIIGYAGHRPAVPVVVEGLRRLEYRGYDSAGVAFVRQNNIHVVRAMGKLAALEEKLAHEPVTTPTCAMGHTRWATHGVPAERNAHPHCSNDGSLAIVHNGIIENYQEIKAELTGKGYTFSSETDTEVLVNLVAERRKTSPDLLHAFATALREAHGAYAVCLMDKDEPGVIYAARMSAPLIFGQGTGENFVASDIPAFLPYTRKVVFLQDGDLVRATAGSFEIMRLEDLSPVRRETQTIQWDMQAAQKGGYRHFMLKEIFEQPRVISDGLTGRLNADKSQVRLEELDVLPVPKRLHIVACGTSYHSGLWGRHLLEHWARVPVQVEIASEFRYRDTLLLDKDDMVLVISQSGETADTLAALRIAKQNGVTVLGLCNVVGSSIARDASAVLYTQAGPEISVASTKAMCSQMVMLALMALYWGTRKGCLPADECRSTLQILENLPALLDDCLPALHDRAKEISRKYAQARNFFYLGRGHCYPLALEGALKLKELSYIHAEGYAAGEMKHGPIALIDPSFPTFALALDDVLLPKVKSNMVEVQARQGKVIALTNKGVELDAEDRWEIPALPAPLSAFVALPALQLFSYETADYLGKDVDQPRNLAKSVTVE; encoded by the coding sequence ATGTGCGGCATTATTGGTTACGCAGGACACAGACCGGCCGTTCCCGTTGTGGTGGAAGGGCTGCGCAGGCTTGAATATCGCGGTTATGACTCCGCTGGCGTGGCCTTTGTGCGCCAGAACAACATACATGTGGTGCGCGCCATGGGCAAACTGGCCGCCCTGGAAGAAAAGCTCGCCCATGAGCCCGTCACCACGCCCACCTGCGCCATGGGGCACACGCGCTGGGCCACGCACGGCGTGCCCGCCGAACGCAATGCCCATCCCCATTGCAGTAACGACGGCTCTCTGGCCATCGTGCACAACGGGATCATTGAAAATTACCAGGAAATCAAGGCGGAACTGACGGGCAAGGGCTATACCTTCAGCTCTGAAACCGACACCGAAGTGCTGGTCAATCTTGTGGCCGAGCGCCGCAAGACCTCGCCCGACCTGCTGCACGCCTTTGCCACGGCCCTGCGCGAGGCGCACGGCGCGTACGCCGTATGCCTTATGGACAAGGACGAACCCGGCGTCATCTATGCCGCGCGCATGTCCGCTCCGCTCATCTTCGGCCAGGGAACGGGCGAAAATTTTGTGGCTTCGGACATTCCGGCTTTTCTGCCCTACACGCGCAAGGTGGTCTTTTTGCAGGACGGCGACCTCGTGCGCGCCACGGCGGGCAGCTTTGAAATCATGCGTCTTGAAGACCTGAGTCCCGTGAGGCGCGAAACGCAGACCATCCAGTGGGACATGCAGGCCGCGCAAAAGGGCGGTTACCGCCACTTTATGCTCAAGGAAATTTTTGAGCAGCCCCGCGTCATTTCCGACGGCCTCACTGGCCGCCTGAACGCGGACAAAAGCCAGGTGCGCCTGGAAGAACTGGACGTTCTGCCCGTGCCGAAACGCCTGCACATCGTGGCCTGCGGCACTTCCTATCATTCGGGCCTGTGGGGGCGGCATCTGCTGGAACACTGGGCGCGCGTGCCCGTGCAGGTGGAAATCGCCTCGGAGTTTCGCTACCGCGACACCCTGCTGCTTGACAAGGACGACATGGTGCTTGTCATCAGCCAGAGCGGCGAAACGGCGGACACCCTTGCGGCCCTGCGCATTGCCAAACAAAACGGCGTGACCGTGCTTGGCCTGTGCAACGTGGTGGGCTCATCCATCGCGCGGGACGCTTCCGCCGTGCTCTATACCCAGGCCGGGCCGGAGATCAGCGTGGCCTCCACCAAGGCCATGTGCAGCCAGATGGTTATGCTGGCCCTCATGGCTCTGTACTGGGGAACGCGCAAAGGCTGCCTGCCCGCTGACGAGTGCCGCAGCACCCTGCAAATTCTGGAAAACCTGCCTGCCCTGCTGGACGACTGCCTGCCCGCGCTGCACGACCGCGCCAAGGAAATATCCCGCAAGTACGCGCAGGCGCGCAATTTCTTCTACCTTGGCCGTGGGCACTGCTATCCTCTTGCGCTGGAAGGGGCGCTCAAGCTCAAGGAGCTTTCCTACATCCACGCCGAGGGGTATGCGGCGGGCGAAATGAAGCACGGCCCCATAGCGCTCATCGATCCGAGCTTTCCCACGTTCGCCCTGGCTCTGGACGACGTGCTGCTTCCCAAGGTGAAGTCCAACATGGTCGAGGTTCAGGCCCGGCAGGGCAAGGTCATTGCCCTGACCAACAAGGGCGTGGAACTGGACGCGGAAGATCGCTGGGAAATCCCGGCTCTTCCCGCCCCGCTCTCGGCTTTTGTGGCCCTTCCCGCCCTGCAGTTGTTTAGCTATGAAACGGCGGACTATCTTGGCAAGGATGTGGATCAGCCCCGCAATCTGGCCAAAAGCGTTACCGTGGAATAA
- a CDS encoding sensor domain-containing diguanylate cyclase, producing the protein MERLARRKIRVFYYATSFLAMLALAVALSVPYFISVRKQFDAMVAESKARIFGEKKDALAERVERVIAEIGVIRETVFTEYQTLAEAQCSLLSTLKMKTPDIISSFDPKVTKRTTRFVLHNTGIGLAVYNREKQKILWTDEEALVPKLLEAFKHAQQGPSEEFPVWAVGNLADNNLIVIFAIEDALNEIAKKRSIAIVRSLRFPLNQYVWINGIRNYSGGPGYAVRVVHPSMTGDEEVLLSTETADPAGNLSYKEELEGVLKHGSIYFSYVFKKLNSDELSEKLAYARLYKPFDWVVCTGIHTDDMLGIVAKRETDFNNAFKKQVSSYARLIFIISLLYIGMILIFERRLTSMINLFIDKLMEDETALREEKNKLDYAYQELQRVAYSDFLTGLVNRRAMYERLEQEVSRAQREDLNFCVILADIDHFKSINDTYGHDTGDRVLKAIAGIFSQHIRAEDSASRWGGEEFLILTPSLRLDEGLVLAERLREAVEKTTIYDGDITINTTVTLGVVAYSQGKTFDSLIKEADFYLYAGKKLQRNCVMSSASSA; encoded by the coding sequence ATGGAAAGACTGGCTAGAAGGAAAATTCGGGTATTCTATTACGCAACAAGCTTTCTGGCGATGCTGGCCTTGGCTGTGGCTTTGTCGGTGCCTTATTTCATATCGGTGCGCAAGCAGTTCGACGCGATGGTGGCCGAATCAAAGGCCCGCATATTTGGTGAAAAAAAAGACGCCCTTGCAGAAAGGGTGGAAAGGGTCATTGCAGAAATTGGCGTCATACGCGAGACGGTATTTACAGAATATCAGACCTTGGCCGAAGCCCAATGCTCCTTGCTGTCCACCCTGAAAATGAAGACACCCGATATTATAAGCAGTTTTGACCCCAAGGTGACCAAACGTACCACGCGCTTTGTGCTGCACAATACGGGCATTGGCCTTGCTGTGTACAACCGCGAAAAGCAGAAGATCCTCTGGACGGACGAGGAGGCCCTTGTGCCCAAGCTGCTTGAGGCATTCAAGCACGCGCAGCAGGGTCCATCGGAAGAGTTCCCTGTATGGGCCGTGGGCAACCTCGCCGACAATAACCTCATTGTCATTTTTGCCATTGAGGACGCCCTGAACGAGATCGCCAAGAAGCGCAGCATAGCCATTGTGCGCAGCCTGCGTTTCCCGCTCAACCAGTATGTGTGGATTAACGGCATCCGTAACTACAGCGGTGGGCCTGGTTATGCCGTTCGGGTGGTGCATCCGTCCATGACCGGGGATGAGGAGGTGCTGCTGTCCACGGAAACTGCGGATCCGGCAGGCAACCTGTCTTACAAGGAAGAGCTGGAAGGCGTGCTCAAGCACGGCAGCATCTATTTTTCCTATGTCTTCAAAAAACTCAATTCTGACGAACTGAGTGAAAAGCTCGCCTACGCCCGGCTTTACAAGCCTTTTGACTGGGTCGTGTGCACGGGCATACACACCGACGACATGCTGGGCATCGTGGCAAAACGTGAAACCGATTTCAACAATGCCTTCAAAAAACAGGTTTCATCATATGCCAGGCTCATTTTCATCATCAGTCTGCTGTACATTGGCATGATTCTCATTTTTGAGCGCAGGCTGACCAGCATGATCAATCTTTTCATAGACAAGCTCATGGAAGACGAGACCGCGCTGCGCGAGGAAAAAAATAAGCTGGACTATGCTTACCAGGAATTGCAGCGCGTGGCCTACAGTGATTTTCTCACAGGTCTGGTCAATCGGCGGGCCATGTATGAGAGGCTTGAGCAGGAGGTATCGCGGGCGCAGCGTGAGGATCTCAATTTTTGCGTCATATTGGCCGACATCGACCACTTCAAGTCCATCAACGACACCTATGGCCATGACACTGGCGACAGGGTGCTCAAGGCCATTGCGGGGATTTTTTCCCAGCATATCCGCGCCGAGGACAGCGCCTCGCGCTGGGGTGGCGAGGAATTTCTCATTCTCACCCCTTCGCTGCGGCTGGATGAAGGTCTGGTTCTGGCAGAGAGGCTGCGCGAGGCTGTGGAAAAAACGACTATCTATGATGGTGACATTACCATCAACACGACCGTAACCCTGGGCGTGGTGGCGTATTCTCAGGGCAAGACCTTTGACTCCCTTATCAAGGAAGCGGATTTTTATCTTTACGCTGGTAAAAAGCTGCAAAGAAACTGCGTCATGTCCAGCGCGAGCTCGGCCTAG